The following are encoded in a window of Magnolia sinica isolate HGM2019 chromosome 11, MsV1, whole genome shotgun sequence genomic DNA:
- the LOC131218166 gene encoding cucumisin-like: MGALPKDYEYSENEISLESLHHSILEEVLEGSSAKESIIYSYKKSFNGFAARLTEQEKQKIAGMEGIVSVFPSKTHKLHTTRSWNFMGFSEMVRRQPDVESDIIIGMLDSGIWPESDSFNDEGMGPPPSKWKGFCVSISCNNKIIGARFYKHGSIYPDGEDHSPRDTKGHGTHTSSTAAGREVRNANFFHLARGTARGAVPSARLAVYKVCWGNGCADADIFAAFDDAIHDGVDLISVSIGGMSALPYFRDTLSIGSFHAMKNGIFVSMSAGNGGPESFSATNVAPWILSVGASSIDRRFTTKLTLGNQRSIVGVSVNTFATEKTFGPFIFGADAANSFDSYTLEDADFFFSSCSLGTLDPKKVKGKIVYCNTDRSEGEGPYEAGARGSVMIADGETDSAFSYVLPNLVLTTAAGKEVSEYLNKTRNPVARIHKSGATFDRKAPQVVSFSSRGPNSITPDVLKPDITAPGVDILAAWSPKGSITGYEGDTRQSEYNIISGTSMACPHATGAAAYVKSFNPSWSPAAIKSALMTTAFPMDYSGSLDHEFSYGAGHINPKRAVNPGLVYDATEADYIQMLCNQGYDAMHLLLITGESTNCPNATLGFSSDLNYPSMASAILEPTYFTRTFPRTVTNVGPPNSKYKATIKSNHRVNITVEPSVLHFKSVYEKLSFTVTVMLLGEPLDNLNILPSSLVWSDGKHRVRSPIVVYSYYESELPSDGKHTVRRPMYSEPPVPALSP; the protein is encoded by the exons ATGGGCGCACTGCCAAAGGATTATGAGTATTCGGAAAATGAAATATCACTGGAATCACTCCATCATAGCATTCTGGAAGAAGTTCTAGAGGGCAG CTCAGCAAAAGAGTCCATAATctacagctataaaaagagtttcaatggattTGCAGCGAGGCTCACCGAGCAAGAGAAACAAAAGATAGCTG GCATGGAAGGCATAGTATCAGTGTTTCCAAGCAAAACTCACAAGCTTCACACCACAAGATCATGGAATTTCATGGGCTTCTCTGAAATGGTGAGAAGACAGCCAGACGTCGAGAGCGACATCATCATTGGTATGCTAGACAGTGGAATTTGGCCGGAATCAGACAGCTTCAACGACGAGGGAATGGGGCCCCCTCCAAGTAAATGGAAGGGATTTTGCGTAAGCATCAGTTGCAACAA TAAGATCATCGGCGCTCGCTTCTACAAACATGGCAGTATTTACCCTGATGGGGAGGACCATTCACCCCGTGACACAAAAGGACATGGGACCCACACCTCATCGACGGCTGCCGGACGTGAAGTGAGGAATGCGAACTTCTTCCATTTGGCAAGAGGAACGGCCCGCGGCGCAGTTCCATCTGCGAGGCTCGCAGTCTACAAAGTGTGCTGGGGCAATGGGTGTGCAGATGCAGACATCTTCGCTGCATTTGATGATGCGATCCACGACGGTGTCGACCTCATATCTGTATCTATTGGGGGAATGAGTGCCCTCCCTTATTTCCGAGACACTTTGTCCATCGGCTCATTCCATGCCATGAAGAATGGGATCTTTGTGTCCATGTCCGCCGGGAATGGTGGGCCCGAGAGCTTTAGTGCAACCAACGTTGCACCTTGGATTTTGTCTGTAGGGGCTAGCTCCATTGATCGACGATTCACAACAAAGCTGACGCTCGGAAATCAAAGGTCCATTGTG GGAGTTTCCGTCAACACTTTCGCCACCGAAAAAACGTTCGGTCCCTTCATATTTGGAGCTGACGCAGCGAATTCATTCGATTCTTATACTCTAGAGGATGCAGA tttttttttcagttcatgtTCTCTTGGAACTTTGGATCCCAAGAAAGTGAAAGGGAAGATTGTTTACTGCAACACCGATAGGTCGGAAGGCGAGGGGCCATATGAAGCTGGGGCCCGCGGATCTGTTATGATAGCAGACGGTGAAACTGATTCTGCGTTCTCTTATGTTCTACCGAATCTTGTACTCACCACTGCTGCAGGAAAAGAGGTTTCTGAGTACCTGAACAAGACCAG AAATCCAGTGGCTAGGATTCACAAAAGTGGAGCAACCTTTGATCGAAAGGCCCCCCAAGTCGTTTCATTCTCTTCCAGAGGACCCAACTCCATCACGCCAGACGTTCTTAAG CCAGATATAACTGCTCCCGGGGTCGATATCTTGGCTGCATGGTCACCAAAAGGCTCAATTACGGGGTACGAGGGTGATACACGACAATCTGAGTATAACATCATTTCCGGCACATCCATGGCTTGCCCTCACGCAACCGGTGCAGCCGCCTATGTCAAATCATTTAACCCGTCATGGTCTCCGGCAGCCATTAAGTCAGCTCTTATGACAACAG CTTTTCCCATGGATTACTCCGGCAGTCTAGATCATGAATTCAGTTACGGTGCGGGCCATATCAACCCTAAGAGAGCAGTAAATCCCGGTTTAGTGTACGATGCCACTGAAGCTGACTACATTCAAATGCTATGCAACCAAGGCTACGACGCAATGCATCTTCTGCTCATAACAGGAGAAAGCACCAACTGCCCCAATGCCACTCTTGGATTTTCCAGTGATCTCAACTATCCATCGATGGCTTCTGCAATCCTGGAACCGACGTATTTCACAAGGACATTCCCACGGACGGTCACAAACGTTGGCCCACCAAATTCCAAGTATAAGGCGACAATCAAATCTAACCATCGGGTGAACATCACCGTCGAACCCAGTGTTCTACATTTCAAGTCAGTCTATGAGAAGCTCAGCTTTACGGTGACAGTGATGCTCTTAGGCGAGCCATTGGATAATTTGAATATCCTCCCTTCTTCGCTAGTGTGGTCTGATGGGAAACATAGAGTTAGAAGTCCCATAGTTGTGTATTCATACTATGAGTCTGAATTACCATCGGATGGGAAACATACAGTTAGAAGGCCCATGTATTCAGAGCCGCCAGTGCCAGCGCTGTCTCCTTGA